CGGTGAATTCTTTGTCTACCAGGAGGACTTTTTTTCGCCAAGCCCATGCGCTCAAGAGGTTACGTCACCATGTTGGACCCGTTCCAGCAGCTATACGGCAAACGCATGGGTGGCCTTCTCTTCATACCCGCATTAATGGGGGAGATCTTCTGGtccgccgccatcttgtcgGCTCTTGGTACGTTTAATGCTTTCTCGGTGCAGTCGTATCTgcgtgacatcatcacctACGTTTGTGCCCTCAGGCGCCACGCTCAGCGTCATCGtggacatcaacatcaaaATGTCGGTGGTTATCTCGGCCCTCATCGCCATCTTTTACACGCTGGTTGGAGGACTTTACTCGGTGGCCTACACTGACGTCGTGCAGCTCTTCTGCATCTTTCTTGGCCTGGTAGGTCCATTTCCAGACAACGTGGCAAACCACGAGAATCCAGAAGCAGTTATATTTTTTCCCACCTGCAGTGGATCAGCGTGCCGTTCGCGCTGACCAACCCGGCCGTGTCAGACATCACGGTGACCGCAGTGGAGTACGTGTACCAGTCGCCGTGGAGAGGCAGCATCAACAAGAGTGACACCTGGGTCTGGATCGACAATTTTTGCCTCCTGGTATTGTCATCTGGTGATGCTACTGTGATGTGGTTATTTCCAAGTTACTTGTAATTTCGTTCGAATCAAGTTCCATGTGCGTAATTTGATCGAGCCTAGATGCTCGGAGGAATCCCTTGGCAGGTTTATTTCCAACGAGTGCTCTCCGCTTCTTCTGCGACCTACGCACAAGTCCTGTCCTTCATCGCTGCGTTCGGATGCCTGGTCATGGCCGTTCCCTCCGTTCTTATTGGAGCTATCGGGGCCTCCACAGGTGCGTGTGCGCTTGAGTTCATGATTGGTGTGTCGGCCGCTCAGGGTGGGCCCGTGTTGCCTTTAGATCTGAGAGAGCTTGGGTAAATAGCAGCTGGTTGCACTCATTCATAATGTAGcagccatccatttttaaatgttacctCATCAAGGGAACAAATTAGTGGATCGCTCTCCAGATTTCACATTACTTTTGTTCCCAATCAACagtcaacatttattttgaaggaatTTTTCGGGGGGGATTCTGTAATGGTATTTCTCTATTGTGACGGTCTTCAGACTGGAACCAAACAACATACGGCAGCATTCCTCccaaagagaaagaagaagcCGATATGATCCTCCCCATCGTTCTGCAGCACCTCTGCCCGCcgtttgtgtcttttttcgGCCTGGGCGCCGTGTCGGCCGCCGTCATGTCCTCCGCGGACTCGTCCATCCTGTCAGCCAGCTCCATGTTTGCGAGGAACATCTACCAGCTGGCCTTCAGACAATCGGTCAGCGTGCGCCTCTCCTTAACGCTCAAACCCGTCTTCGCTAACCTTCGCTTTGTCTCCGCAGGCGTCCGACCGAGAGATCGTGTGGGTCATGCGCATCACCATCTTTGTGTTCGGCGGCCTGGCCACGCTGATGGCCTTGGTCACGGGGACGGTTTACGGACTGTGGTACCTCAGCTCAGACTTGGTTTACGTCATCATCTTCCCGCAGCTCCTCAGCGTGCTCTTCGTCAAAGGCACCAACACGTACGGCTCGGTGGCGGCGTACGCTTTTGGCATGGTGCTGCGTATCGGCGGGGGGGAACCTTACCTGCAGCTGCCCCCTTTCATTTATTACCCCGGATGGAGCCTCGAGCAGCGCAAGCACCACATCACCGGAGAAATGGAGGACGTGGTCATCCAAAAGTTTCCCTTCAAAACAGCGTCGATGCTAGCGTCCTTCCTGGGTAACGTGGCCTTTTCCTACCTGGCCAAGTACCTGTTTGAGAGCGGCAAGCTGTCTCATAAATACGACTTTCTCGACGCCGTGGTGTCCAAGCACAGCGGCGAGATTATGGATAAAACCACGCTGGTGACCCGCGGCAACAACATCGGGCTGTCTGAGATGGCGCCCGTCAAACCGCGGCTGAGCGTGACCTTGGCGGCCGCCTTCACGCGCCGCGACACATTGCCGACAGATAccgtggaggaggaagaggaggagtcaAGCCCCGACTACTCCCACCACGATGAAGAATGACAAGATCCAGACGTGTGTTTTTAGAagactgggaaaaaaatgctccgGCTGTCCATCAAACTGAAGACAATACGCAAGCAAGGACAATGAGGTGCAACACCGGCGGGTCGTAGCTGGCACACCGCAGCAATATATTCTCACAAAATTAATAACACTCTTCACTTTCACAAATACATCTGACTTTAGGCGAAAGGCAGACGGCACCATTTGCGAGTCACTCACAGTGCCCAGACAAACAGTCAAGCATTTAAAGTTACATTTATGAGCGGGAAGTAAATGATCACATGACCCAAAACTGATTTTGTTACCTCTGATCTAAGAAGACAAACGAGATCATGACTCAAGAGGCAACTCATCAGCACAGCTCAATAGAATTTATAGAAGCAATAGTGGAAATAGTCAAGCATTGCGCTGGTTTTCTTTCAGAAGCCGATCAAGATCAATGAGACTTTTATTCTGCTGCCTTAATGAAAATGATGAGTGTGCATTTCCACACACCTCACCGGTCAAAgagcagtgaagaaaaaaaaaaaaatatgatgatgAATGTGAAAGCGAATCATCTTGtatcaaaaatgtaatttgccgtttgtgtatttattttattgcaagtGGAGTTGTCGCAGAATAGCGTGTCAGTCACTTATGAATTTTGGATCtgtaatgtgtgtgttgttcatGGCCATGTACAGATCATTTTCTCTGTGCCGTCCGTCTATGTTTGTATCAATATGGAGGAGGGGGAAGGCGTAGAAATAACAAATTGCTGTTTCGCATTAATCATGTAAGAAGGAAGGATGCTAtctaaatgtttatttattttttgatgtcATAGCAGatgtatcaataaaaaaaataatgtaacattatcatgtaaacaaatataaaatctaCTTTGGAAtactaaattgtttttattaggaatattttttaattgagtttaattttttttttcgaaagGATCTGACCCTGTCATGAAcgttatttttcatgtttggaAATTTTGTATGACTTCTAGAAAATTTAACTACACAGTACAAAAACCCtcaatttctacattttaatCAAACAGCCCTACACAAATGTTTACATCTTCTTTAGGTACAtattttatggaaaaaaaaatatttttggggataTTATACACTGaaaaatcaggtgtgttgatttttttcaatttgaactCTTTGTATGCCAGCGACGGGAACCTGCGTCATTGACATTAATGACGCAGGTTCCCGTCGACGAGCATTCTCGtcaacttattttattttattaattgctCAAGAAAATCATCTGAACCACCTGACTGACTAAAATGGAATCATTTCcacacaccatttttttttcagtgataTGTTAAGTCCATACTTTGTTTACAGCATCTTACATCACGGCTTTCTTTTGACAAGCCCTTCGGCCACTTTGACGAGAGACAGAGAGCATGTCTGAAAACGTGAGTGAAATTACAATCGCTTGGCTTGCGTCTTTGATGGACATCCACGGCCATAGAAAAGTCTTAAAATAGctctccctcccccccctctTATTTACATTATCTTAAGTGCTGTGCTCTCGTCTTGGACTGGAGCAGGAGCCACGTGGGTTGGGCGGGGTTGCTGGTGGTCACTTGGAGGGGGACGGGGCGGGGGGGATCCTGGCGCCTGTTGCCATCTTGTGCACCAATAATAAAGCGCAAGAATGACGAGCGTGCCCCACCCATCCCCTGCACCTCCTCCTTTATCACAAGTGTCCTGTTTTGTGTCCTTGAGAACTAAGAGCAATCCCATAAAATGGTGGACGGGGGGGAGGGAGAATATCCCATCTCCATCGGTGCCTCAGCCAGCACTCTCCATAATTAACAATTATGAAGGGAAACCGCCGGTTGGCCCACtcaatccatttattttgtgctttACGTAGGACTCTGACGAAGAGAATGTTTGGACCTGCACCAAAAGAGTCATTCCTTCATGCGCACTGGATATATTTAGAACGTCCTCGAGGATCTCGTTATTGGAGTCATGCGACGGAAGCAG
The window above is part of the Syngnathus acus chromosome 3, fSynAcu1.2, whole genome shotgun sequence genome. Proteins encoded here:
- the LOC119120972 gene encoding high-affinity choline transporter 1-like, giving the protein MTIHVEGLVAIALFYLLILFVGIWAAWKNKHSGEAEGTDRSETIMVGGRDIGLFVGGFTMTATWVGGGYINGTAEYVYLPDYGLAWAQAPFGYALSLVVGGLFFAKPMRSRGYVTMLDPFQQLYGKRMGGLLFIPALMGEIFWSAAILSALGATLSVIVDINIKMSVVISALIAIFYTLVGGLYSVAYTDVVQLFCIFLGLWISVPFALTNPAVSDITVTAVEYVYQSPWRGSINKSDTWVWIDNFCLLMLGGIPWQVYFQRVLSASSATYAQVLSFIAAFGCLVMAVPSVLIGAIGASTDWNQTTYGSIPPKEKEEADMILPIVLQHLCPPFVSFFGLGAVSAAVMSSADSSILSASSMFARNIYQLAFRQSASDREIVWVMRITIFVFGGLATLMALVTGTVYGLWYLSSDLVYVIIFPQLLSVLFVKGTNTYGSVAAYAFGMVLRIGGGEPYLQLPPFIYYPGWSLEQRKHHITGEMEDVVIQKFPFKTASMLASFLGNVAFSYLAKYLFESGKLSHKYDFLDAVVSKHSGEIMDKTTLVTRGNNIGLSEMAPVKPRLSVTLAAAFTRRDTLPTDTVEEEEEESSPDYSHHDEE